DNA from Mustela nigripes isolate SB6536 chromosome 14, MUSNIG.SB6536, whole genome shotgun sequence:
CTGGCAGGGTCTTGGTGTTTGGCTTCGGGCTCTAATTTGAGGGTTGAGGGCTATGGAGAGCCATGAGAGCCCTGGTTTGGGTGAGAGTGGGGAACGCTCTTcccccccaggggacatttgacaatgtctggagacttTTCCAGTTGTCACAACTTAGGTCGGATGCTTCTGGCGTCTGGTGGGTGAAGGCCGGGGTAATCCCAAACACGTTTCCGTGCAAGGACAGCTTCCACAGCAGAGAACCATCTGCTGGAAAGTGTCAGTAGTGCCCAAATGGAGAAGCTCTCCATCAGAGGCTTTCAAGCCGGGCCGTGGTGTGGTTGGATCTGGAGTAGAAAGGCTGCTCCGGCTCGGGTGTGGAGAAGGAGCCTCGGAAAGACGCCGGGAAGAAGGGAGAGCCTGTTGGGATGGGCTGGAGCTGGGGTCGCGCTGGGCTTCAGCCCCGACGGAGGGCTGTGTGGGCGTGCTGTCGGCCCGGGGTTCCCTCTGCGTCGGCCCGTTCAGGATCCTTCCCGTCACGAGCCAGGGGCAGCGAGCCTGAAGCCTTGATTAGTTACTGTGTAGTTTATTATTCCATAAATCTAGAAATAATGGAACCAAAACACACCGTCTGGAGACTAGAGTTAGGAAAGCTTGCTAGGGTAAGCGGCCTTGCGCTCGCGGCCCGGTCGGAACGTTGGAGAGGCTTCTCCTGCGGCATTTTGGGACCGCGTGTTTGCGCCGGAGCGTCGTGCCAGCTCGCTCCGCTGCGTCCCGCTTTCCGCGCCGCCCCGGCAGCTCTCTGCCCCACAGCCGCGCTGCTCAGGGCGTCGCCCGCTCTGCCCGTCTGCTCTGTTCCTAGAGACGCGGGTTGGTGCCTGGTGTGGCTGTGGCGGCTTCCTCCTTGATGAAAGTCTTCGTGCGTTCGGCGCCTTCCGAAATTCAGTCGGAGGCTGCAGGGCGGTGTCCGCGACGCCTGCTGCGGACGCACGTACTGTTCTGTGGCCCGTCCCGTGTCCCGGCCGGCGGCCGCGGCTCAGCAGAACACAGGACACGGAAGACACGTGTCACCTGCCGTCTCATGCCTCCTTATGCTCAGCGCTCATTTCTTCAGCTTGATACGGGAGCCAGGCTCCTCCTGAGTGCGCCTCCTAACGGCTTCTCGTTGATCTCCACAGAGTGAGAGGCTGCAAGCAGACGAACACGCTGCAGTGCGCGCGCCACGTTTACCAGACCGAAGGCATCCGTGGCTTCTACAGGGGATTAACGGCCTCGTACGCTGGTATTTCCGAAACGATCATCTGTTTTGCTATTTATGAAAGTTTGAAGAAGTATCTGAAAGAAGCTCCACTCGCCGCCTCCACAAATGGGACTGAGAAAAATTCCACAAGTTTCTTTGGACTTATGGCAGCTGCTGCGATTTCTAAGGGATGTGCTTCCTGCATCGCTTATCCACATggtatgttttgctttttcttccagaACAGGAAAACAGCTGTGAGGGCCGTGTCATTGTCCTTACGTCTCGACCTCTGCCGCTCACGCAGACACACGCAGGCCCTGAGGTGACGGAGCGCGCGTCCGCAGGTGACGCGAGCGGCGGCCACTCGCCTCTGCTCAGCTCCAGCTACTTGGGGCCAAAAGTACTGTGCAGAGTGTGGGCCCCTTGTTGTAGAACTTTGGGTGTTTTCAGAGAAGCCAAAAGTCTGGATTTATTCAAAattcctcaatttaaaaaaataatatgggagccagccctcccccccaaaaaCTCTTGGCTTCCACTTCGAACGGAGAGCTGAGTGAGGCTACTCTTGCTAAGTCTATTTTAAGGAATCAGAGACCTAAAGTTCCACtgacctacttaaaaaaagaatagcttgGTTTATTGTACCAAGAAAAACAGGTTTTGTTTTCAGAAGCCTGCTGCACTGTCAGCTGTGACGGATGTACGCGGTCCACTCCCGAGCAGGTGATTGAGCCCCTGTCACGTGCTGGGGCAGTAAACGGCCTCCCAGGGCTGAGGGCCGAGTTTGAGGGGCCCCCCGCGGGCTGGAGGCGGCCGCGTGTTGAGCCGTGACAGGTGTCAGGCCGCAGGGCGCCTGCGTCACGGAGGGCCCGGTGTGCAAAGGTTTGAAAATGCAGGAGGCAGCTTTTGAGCTGGAGAGAGCTGCGGAGGAGGGTTTTAGTAGGAGAAGTTGGCAAgtacataaaaaaagaatctttctgATGATTTGCCATGCTTAATACAAATTACACCTTCAGTGAAATTACAGCATTCCCTTAATTGGGAATGGAAAAccacaaacaatcttaaaatgaaGTCCCATTCAAAGTAAGTTTTTACAAtcccttaaaatttattttgtactaTTGTCTGTATATGTAATATCCCTAATTGACCATTTCCCAGaattaaaaaatgttctgaaaggATCGCAGCTTTTTATTGGGTCTAAGGGACTTCGGCTCTCCAAGTCGAGCTGCGGTGGCAAATACCCAGAGATGTACATTGACAGTTACAGAGCCGTGTGCTTTGAATGCTCTCATTGTATTGCTTGGTGATGCGGTTGGTTTGTAGCATAaagtgtgtgtttctctctgcaGAAGTCATAAGGACACGGCTCCGGGAGGAAGGCACCAAGTACAAGTCTTTTGTCCAGACCGCTCGGCTGGTCTTCCGGGAAGAAGGTTACCTTGCCTTTTACAGAGGACTCTTTGCTCAGCTCATCCGGCAGATACCAAATACTGCCATTGTGTTGTCGACCTACGAGTTAATTGTGTACCTGTTAGAAGACCGTACCCAGTAACAGGCCAGAAAATTGTGCTctagaataaaattgaaaaactctagagaaattttttttccattgatgtTTAGAGTGTATGAgactaaaataaaacaggaaaggcCATAAAATATGTGGCCTGTATCACCCATTGGACATTTCCTTTTGGATTCATGTTTTCTGGAAGGTTTAAATTCATTAACTTTAATA
Protein-coding regions in this window:
- the SLC25A33 gene encoding solute carrier family 25 member 33 — translated: MATGTQQKENTLLHLFAGGCGGTVGAIFTCPLEVIKTRLQSSRLALRTVYYPQVHLGTISGAGVVRPTSVTPGLFQVLKSILEKEGPKSLFRGLGPNLVGVAPSRAVYFACYSKAKEQFNGIFVPNSNLVHILSAGSAAFVTNTLMNPIWMVKTRMQLERKVRGCKQTNTLQCARHVYQTEGIRGFYRGLTASYAGISETIICFAIYESLKKYLKEAPLAASTNGTEKNSTSFFGLMAAAAISKGCASCIAYPHEVIRTRLREEGTKYKSFVQTARLVFREEGYLAFYRGLFAQLIRQIPNTAIVLSTYELIVYLLEDRTQ